From a region of the Pongo pygmaeus isolate AG05252 chromosome 5, NHGRI_mPonPyg2-v2.0_pri, whole genome shotgun sequence genome:
- the MDC1 gene encoding mediator of DNA damage checkpoint protein 1 isoform X1: MGHPTFPTCQQFPSRVAYFQIMEDTQAIDWDVEEEEETEQSSESLRCNMEPVGRLHIFSGAHGPEKDFPLHLGKNVVGRMPDCSVALPFPSISKQHAEIEILAWDKAPILRDCGSLNGTQILRPPKVLSPGVSHRLRDQELILFADLLCQYHRLYVSLPFVSRGPLTVEETPRVQGGTQPQRLLLAEDSEEEVDFLSERLMVKKSRTTSSSVIVPESDEEGHSPVLGSLGPPFAFNMNSDTDVEEGQQPATEEASSAARRGATIEAEQSEAEVVTEIQLEKDQPLVKERDDDTKVKRGAGNGVVPAGVILERSQPPGEDSDTDVDDDSRPGRPAEVHLERAQPFGFIDSDTDAEEEGIPATPVVIPMKKRKIFHGVGTRGPGAPGLTHLQESQAGSDTDVEEGNAPQAVPLEKSQASMVINSDTDDEEEVSAALTLARLKESQPAIWNRDAEEDMAQRVVLLQRSQTTTERDSDTDVEEEELPVENREAVLKGHTKIRALVRAHSEKDQPPFGDSVEADKSSPGIHLERSQASTTVDINTQVEEEVPPGSAIIHIKKHQVSVEGTNQTDVKAVGGPAKLLVVSLEEAWPPHGDCEIGAEEGTSLAASAVADVRKSQLPAEGDAGAEWAAAVLKQERAHEVGAQGGPPVAQVEQDLPISRENFTDLVVDTDTLGESTQPQREGAQVPTGREREQHVGGTKDSEDNYGDSEDLDLQATQCFLENQGLEVQSMEDEPTQAFMLTPPQELGPSHCSFQTTGTLDEPWEVLATQPFCLRESEDSETQPSDTHLEAYGPCLSPPRAIPGDQHPESPVHTEPMGIQGRGRQTVDKVMGIPKETAERVGPERGPLERETEKLLPERQTDVTGEEELTKGIQDREQKQLLARDTQRQESDKNGKSASPERDWESLKVEIETSEEIQEKQVKKQTLPSKAFEREVERPVADRECEPAELEEKVPKVILERDTQRGEPEGGSQDQKGQASSPTPEPGVGAGDLPGPTSAPVPSGSQSGGRGSPVSPRRHQKGLLNCKMPPAEKASRIRAAEKASRGDQESPDACLPPTVPEAPAPPQKPLNSQSRKHLAPQPLLSPLLPSIKPTIHKTRQDGSQEAAETPLSSELEPFYPKPKIITRKSSRMTPFPATSAAPEPHPSTSTAQPVTPKPTSQATRSRTNRSSVKTSEPVVPAAPELQPSTSTDQPVTSEPTSQVTRGRKNRSSVKTPETVVPTALELQPSTSTDRPVTSEPTSQATRGRKNRSSVKTPEPVVPTAPELQPSTSTDQPVTSEPTSQATRGRKNRSSVKTPKTVVPTDPELQPSTSTDQPVTSEPTSQATRGRKNRSSVKTPETVVPTAPELQPSTSTDQPVTSEPTSQATRGRKNRSSVKTPETVVPTALELQPSTSTDRPVTPKPTSQTTRSRTNMSSVKTCETVVPTAPELKPSTSTDQPVTPKPTSRTTRSRTNMSSVKTPESTVPIAPELPPSTSTEQPVTPEPASQATTGRKNKSSVKTPETVVPTAPKLQPSTSTDQPITPEPTSQATRGRKNRSSVKTPETVVPTAPKLQPSTSTDQPVTPEPTSQATRGRTNRSSVKTPETVVPTAPELQPSTSTDQPLTPEPTSQATRGRTDRSSVKTPETVVPTAPELQASASTDQPVTSEPTSRTTRGRKNRSSVKTPETVVPTAPELQPSTSIDQPVTPEPTSRATRGRTNRSSVKNPESIVPIAPELQPSTSRNQLVTPEPTSQATRGRTNRSSVKTPEPVVPIAPEPHPTTSTDQPVTPKLTSRATRRRTNRSSVKTPKPVEPAASDLEPFTPTDQPVTPEAIAQGGQSKTLRSSTVRAMPLPTTPEFQSPVTTDQPISPEPIPQPSCIKSQRATGNPGSLAAPIDRKPCSAPLEPKSQASRNQRWGAVRAAESLTAIPEPASPQLLETPTHASQIQKVEPAGRSRFTLELQPKASQSRKRSLATMDSPPHQKQPQRGEVSQKTVIIKEEEEDTAEKPAKEEDVVTPKPGKRKRDQAEEEPNRIPSRSLRRTKLNQESTAPKVLFTGVVDARGEQAVLALGGSLAGSAAEASHLVTDRIRRTVKFLCALGRGIPILSLDWLHQSRKAGFFLSPDEYVVTDPEQEKNFGFSLQDALSRARERRLLEGYEIYVTPGVQPPPLQMGEIISCCGGTYLPSMPRSYKPQRVVITCPQDFPRCSIPLRVGLPLLSPEFLLTGVLKQEAKPEAFVLSPLEMSST, encoded by the exons ATGGGGCATCCTACTTTCCCTACCTGTCAACAGTTTCCCTCTAGAGTGGCATATTTTCAG ATCATGGAGGACACCCAGGCTATTGACTGGGATgttgaagaagaggaggagacagagcAATCCAGTGAATCCTTGAGGTGTAACATGGAGCCAGTAGGGCGGCTACATATCTTTAGTGGTGCCCATGGACCAGAAAAAG ATTTCCCACTACACCTTGGGAAGAATGTGGTAGGCCGAATGCCTGACTGCTCTGTGGCCCTGCCCTTTCCATCTATCTCCAAACAACATGCAGAGATTGAAATCTTAGCCTGGGACAAGGCACCTATCCTCCGAGACTGTGGGAGCCTTAATGGTACTCAAATCCTGAGACCTCCTAAGGTTTTGAGCCCTGGGGTGAGTCACCGTCTGAGGGACCAGGAATTGATTCTCTTTGCTGACTTGCTCTGCCAGTACCATCGCCTGTATGTCTCTCTGCCCTTTGTCTCCCGGGGCCCTCTGACAGTAGAAGAGACACCCAGGGTACAGGGAGGAACTCAACCCCAGAGGCTTCTGTTGGCTGAGGACTCGGAGGAGGAAGTAG attttctttctgaaaggCTCATGGTAAAAAAATCAAGGACCACATCTTCCTCTGTGATAGTTCCAGAGAG TGATGAAGAGGGGCACTCCCCTGTCCTGGGCAGCCTTGGGCCGCCTTTTGCCTTCAATATGAACAGTGACACAGATGTGGAAGAAGGTCAGCAACCAGCCACAGAGGAGGCCTCCTCAGCTGCCAGAAGAGGTGCCACTATAGAGGCAGAGCAGTCTGAAGCTGAAGTTGTAACTGAAATCCAGCTTGAAAAGGATCAGCCTTTAGTGAAGGAGAGGGACGATGATACAAAAGTCAAGAGGGGTGCAGGGAATGGGGTGGTTCCAGCTGGGGTGATTCTGGAGAGGAGCCAACCTCCTGGAGAGGACAGTGACACAGATGTGGATGATGACAGCAGGCCTGGAAGGCCAGCTGAGGTCCATTTGGAAAGGGCTCAGCCTTTTGGCTTCATCGACAGCGACACTGATGCAGAAGAAGAGGGGATCCCAGCAACCCCAGTTGTCATTCCTATGAAGAAGAGGAAGATCTTCCATGGAGTTGGTACAAGGGGTCCTGGAGCACCAGGCCTGACCCATCTGCAGGAGAGCCAGGCTGGTAGTGATACAGATGTGGAGGAAGGCAATGCCCCACAGGCTGTCCCTCTGGAGAAAAGCCAAGCTTCCATGGTTATCAACAGCGATACAGATGACGAGGAAGAAGTCTCAGCAGCGCTGACTTTGGCACGTCTGAAAGAGAGCCAGCCTGCTATATGGAACAGAGATGCAGAAGAGGACATGGCCCAACGTGTGGTCCTTCTGCAGCGTAGCCAAACCACCACTGAGAGAGACAGTGACACAGACGTGGAGGAGGAAGAGCTCCCGGTGGAAAATAGAGAAGCTGTCCTCAAGGGTCACACAAAGATTAGAGCCCTTGTTAGAGCACATTCAGAAAAGGACCAACCTCCTTTTGGGGACAGTGTGGAAGCAGATAAGAGCTCACCTGGGATCCACCTGGAGAGAAGCCAAGCCTCCACCACAGTGGACATCAACACACAAGTGGAGGAGGAAGTTCCGCCAGGGTCAGCCATTATACATATAAAGAAGCATCAGGTGTCTGTGGAGGGGACAAATCAAACAGATGTGAAAGCAGTTGGGGGACCAGCAAAGCTGCTTGTGGTATCTCTAGAGGAAGCCTGGCCTCCGCATGGGGACTGTGAAATAGGTGCGGAGGAGGGCACCTCCTTAGCAGCCTCAGCAGTTGCAGATGTAAGAAAGAGCCAGCTTCCAGCAGAAGGGGATGCTGGGGCAGAGTGGGCTGCAGCTGTTCTTAAGCAGGAGAGAGCTCATGAGGTGGGGGCCCAGGGTGGGCCACCTGTGGCACAAGTGGAGCAGGACCTCCCTATCTCAAGAGAGAACTTCACAGATCTGGTGGTGGACACAGACACTCTAGGGGAATCCACCCAGCCACAGAGAGAGGGAGCCCAGGTCCccacaggaagggagagagaacaaCATGTGGGTGGGACCAAGGACTCTGAAGACAACTATGGTG ATTCTGAAGATCTGGACCTACAAGCTACCCAGTGCTTTCTGGAGAATCAGGGCCTGGAAG TCCAGAGCATGGAGGATGAACCTACCCAGGCCTTCATGTTGACTCCACCCCAAGAGCTTGGCCCTTCCCATTGCAGCTTCCAGACAACAG GTACCCTAGATGAACCATGGGAGGTCCTGGCTACACAGCCATTCTGTCTGAGAGAGTCTGAGGACTCTGAGACCCAGCCTTCTGACAcccaccttgaggcctatggacCTTGCCTGTCTCCACCTAGGGCAATACCAGGAGACCAACATCCAGAGAGCCCAGTTCACACAGAGCCAATGGGGATTCAAGGCAGAGGGAGGCAGACTGTGGATAAAGTCATGGGTATACCAAAAGAAACAGCAGAGAGGGTGGGCCCTGAGAGAGGGCCAttggagagagagactgagaaactGCTACCAGAAAGACAGACAGATGTGACAGGAGAGGAAGAATTAACCAAGGGGATACAGGACAGAGAACAAAAACAGTTGTTAGCTAGAGACACCCAGAGACAAGAATCTGACAAAAATGGGAAAAGTGCAAGTCCTGAAAGAGATTGGGAGAGTTTGAAGGTAGAAATTGAGACATCCGAGGAAATACAAGAGAAACAAGTAAAGAAGCAGACCCTTCCAAGCAAAGCATTTGAGAGAGAAGTAGAGAGACCAGTAGCAGACAGAGAGTGCGAGCCAGCCGAGTTAGAAGAGAAGGTGCCCAAAGTGATCctggagagagacacacagagaggggAGCCAGAGGGAGGGAGCCAGGACCAGAAAGGGCAGGCCTCCAGCCCAACACCAGagcctggggtgggggcgggggaccTTCCGGGACCTACCTCAGCCCCCGTACCTTCTGGGAGCCAGTCAGGTGGAAGGGGATCCCCAGTGAGCCCCAGGAGGCATCAGAAAG GCCTCCTGAATTGCAAGATGCCACCTGCTGAGAAGGCTTCCAGGATCAGAGCTGCTGAGAAGGCTTCCAGG GGCGATCAGGAATCTCCAGATGCTTGTCTGCCTCCTACAGTGCCTgaagccccagccccaccccaaaaGCCCCTTAACTCTCAGAGCCGGAAACATCTTGCACCTCAGCCCCTTCTTTCTCCCCTTTTACCTTCTATCAAGCCAACCATTCATAAGACCAGGCAAGATGGGAGTCAGGAAGCTGCAGAGACTCCCTTGTCCTCAGAGCTGGAGCCTTTCTACCCAAAGCCTAAAATCATAACTCGAAAGTCCTCCAGGATGACACCCTTTCCAGCTACCTCTGCTGCCCCTGAGCCCCACCCTTCCACCTCCACAGCCCAGCCAGTCACTCCCAAGCCCACATCTCAGGCCACTAGGAGCAGGACAAATAGGTCCTCTGTCAAGACCTCTGAACCAGTTGTCCCCGCAGCCCCTGAGCTCCAGCCTTCCACCTCCACAGACCAGCCTGTCACCTCTGAGCCCACATCTCAGGTTACTAGGGGAAGAAAAAATAGATCTTCTGTTAAGACCCCTGAAACAGTTGTGCCCACAGCCCTTGAGCTCCAGCCTTCCACCTCCACCGACCGACCTGTCACCTCTGAGCCCACATCTCAGGCTACTAGGGGAAGAAAAAATAGATCCTCTGTCAAGACCCCTGAACCAGTTGTCCCCACAGCCCCTGAGCTCCAGCCTTCCACCTCCACAGACCAGCCTGTCACCTCTGAGCCCACATCTCAGGCTACTAGGGGAAGAAAAAATAGATCCTCTGTCAAGACCCCTAAAACAGTTGTGCCCACAGACCCTGAGCTCCAGCCTTCCACCTCCACAGACCAGCCTGTCACCTCTGAGCCCACATCGCAGGCTACTAGGGGAAGAAAAAATAGATCCTCTGTCAAGACCCCTGAAACAGTTGTGCCCACAGCCCCTGAGCTCCAGCCTTCCACCTCCACAGACCAGCCTGTCACCTCTGAGCCCACATCGCAGGCTACTAGGGGAAGAAAAAATAGATCCTCTGTCAAGACCCCTGAAACAGTTGTCCCCACAGCCCTTGAGCTCCAGCCTTCCACCTCCACAGACCGACCTGTCACCCCTAAGCCCACATCTCAGACCACTAGGAGCAGGACAAATATGTCCTCTGTCAAGACCTGTGAAACAGTTGTCCCCACAGCCCCTGAGCTCAAGCCTTCCACCTCCACAGACCAACCTGTCACCCCTAAGCCCACATCTCGGACCACTAGGAGCAGGACAAATATGTCCTCTGTGAAGACCCCTGAATCAACTGTCCCTATAGCCCCTGAGCTCCCACCTTCCACCTCCACAGAGCAGCCTGTCACCCCTGAGCCTGCATCTCAGGCTACTACGGGAAGAAAAAATAAGTCCTCTGTCAAGACCCCTGAAACAGTTGTCCCCACAGCCCCTAAGCTCCAGCCTTCCACCTCCACAGACCAGCCTATCACCCCTGAGCCCACATCTCAGGCTACTAGGGGAAGAAAAAATAGATCCTCTGTCAAGACCCCTGAAACAGTTGTCCCCACAGCCCCTAAGCTCCAGCCTTCCACTTCCACAGACCAACCTGTCACTCCTGAGCCCACATCTCAGGCCACCAGGGGCAGGACAAATAGATCCTCTGTGAAGACCCCTGAAACAGTTGTCCCTACAGCCCCTGAGCTTCAGCCTTCCACCTCCACAGACCAGCCTCTTACCCCTGAGCCTACATCTCAGGCTACTAGGGGAAGAACAGATAGATCCTCTGTCAAGACTCCTGAAACAGTTGTCCCCACAGCCCCTGAGCTACAGGCTTCTGCCTCCACAGACCAGCCTGTCACCTCTGAGCCCACATCTCGGACCACTAGGGGAAGAAAAAATCGGTCCTCTGTCAAGACCCCTGAAACAGTTGTGCCCACAGCCCCTGAGCTCCAGCCTTCCACCTCCATAGACCAACCTGTCACCCCTGAGCCCACATCTCGGGCCACTAGGGGCAGGACAAATAGGTCCTCTGTCAAGAACCCTGAATCAATTGTCCCTATAGCCCCTGAGCTTCAGCCTTCCACCTCCAGAAACCAGCTTGTCACCCCTGAGCCCACATCTCAGGCCACTAGAGGCAGGACAAATAGATCCTCTGTCAAGACCCCTGAACCAGTTGTCCCCATAGCCCCTGAGCCCCATCCTACCACCTCCACAGACCAGCCTGTCACCCCCAAGCTCACATCTAGGGCCACTAGGAGAAGGACAAATAGGTCCTCTGTCAAGACTCCCAAACCAGTTGAACCAGCAGCCTCTGATCTTGAGCCTTTTACCCCCACAGACCAGCCTGTCACCCCTGAGGCCATAGCTCAGGGTGGTCAGAGCAAAACACTGAGGTCTTCCACAGTAAGAGCTATGCCGCTTCCTACCACCCCTGAATTCCAATCTCCTGTCACCACAGACCAGCCTATTTCCCCTGAGCCTATTCCTCAACCCAGTTGCATCAAGAGTCAGAGAGCCACTGGGAATCCTGGCTCCCTCGCAGCTCCCATTGACCGTAAGCCTTGCTCTGCACCCTTGGAACCTAAATCCCAGGCCTCAAGGAACCAAAGATGGGGAGCAGTGAGAGCAGCTGAATCCCTTACAGCCATTCCTGAGCCTGCCTCTCCCCAGCTTCTTGAGACACCAACTCATGCCTCCCAGATCCAAAAGGTGGAACCAGCAGGTAGATCTAGGTTCACCCTGGAGCTCCAGCCTAAGGCCTCTCAAAGCCGCAAGAGGTCTTTAGCTACCATGGATTCACCACCACATCAAAAACAGCCCCAAAGAGGGGAAGTCTCCCAGAAGACAGTGATTatcaaggaagaggaagaagatacTGCAGAGAAGCCAGCGAAGGAAGAG GATGTCGTGACTCCaaaaccaggcaagagaaagagagaccaggCAGAGGAGGAGCCCAACAGAATACCAAGCCGCAGCCTCCGACGGACCAAACTTAACCAAGAATCAACAGCCCCCAAA GTGCTCTTCACAGGAGTGGTGGATGCTCGGGGAGAGCAGGCTGTGCTGGCACTGGGGGGAAGTCTGGCTGGTTCAGCGGCAGAGGCTTCCCACCTGGTCACTGATCGCATCCGCCGGACAGTCAAGTTCCTGTGTGCCCTGGGGCGGGGAATCCCCATTCTGTCCCTGGACTGGCTGCATCAG TCCCGCAAGGCTGGTTTCTTCTTATCACCGGATGAATATGTGGTGACCGACCCTGAGCAAGAGAAGAACTTTGGCTTTAGCCTTCAAGACGCACTGAGCCGGGCTCGGGAGCGAAGGCTGCTAGAG gGCTATGAGATCTATGTGACCCCTGGAGTCCAGCCACCACCACTTCAGATGGGAGAGATCATTAGCTGCTGTGGAGGCACATACCTACCCAGCATGCCTCGGTCCTATAAG
- the MDC1 gene encoding mediator of DNA damage checkpoint protein 1 isoform X12 has product MGHPTFPTCQQFPSRVAYFQIMEDTQAIDWDVEEEEETEQSSESLRCNMEPVGRLHIFSGAHGPEKDFPLHLGKNVVGRMPDCSVALPFPSISKQHAEIEILAWDKAPILRDCGSLNGTQILRPPKVLSPGVSHRLRDQELILFADLLCQYHRLYVSLPFVSRGPLTVEETPRVQGGTQPQRLLLAEDSEEEVDFLSERLMVKKSRTTSSSVIVPESDEEGHSPVLGSLGPPFAFNMNSDTDVEEGQQPATEEASSAARRGATIEAEQSEAEVVTEIQLEKDQPLVKERDDDTKVKRGAGNGVVPAGVILERSQPPGEDSDTDVDDDSRPGRPAEVHLERAQPFGFIDSDTDAEEEGIPATPVVIPMKKRKIFHGVGTRGPGAPGLTHLQESQAGSDTDVEEGNAPQAVPLEKSQASMVINSDTDDEEEVSAALTLARLKESQPAIWNRDAEEDMAQRVVLLQRSQTTTERDSDTDVEEEELPVENREAVLKGHTKIRALVRAHSEKDQPPFGDSVEADKSSPGIHLERSQASTTVDINTQVEEEVPPGSAIIHIKKHQVSVEGTNQTDVKAVGGPAKLLVVSLEEAWPPHGDCEIGAEEGTSLAASAVADVRKSQLPAEGDAGAEWAAAVLKQERAHEVGAQGGPPVAQVEQDLPISRENFTDLVVDTDTLGESTQPQREGAQVPTGREREQHVGGTKDSEDNYGDSEDLDLQATQCFLENQGLEVQSMEDEPTQAFMLTPPQELGPSHCSFQTTGLLNCKMPPAEKASRIRAAEKASRASRNQRWGAVRAAESLTAIPEPASPQLLETPTHASQIQKVEPAGRSRFTLELQPKASQSRKRSLATMDSPPHQKQPQRGEVSQKTVIIKEEEEDTAEKPAKEEDVVTPKPGKRKRDQAEEEPNRIPSRSLRRTKLNQESTAPKVLFTGVVDARGEQAVLALGGSLAGSAAEASHLVTDRIRRTVKFLCALGRGIPILSLDWLHQSRKAGFFLSPDEYVVTDPEQEKNFGFSLQDALSRARERRLLEGYEIYVTPGVQPPPLQMGEIISCCGGTYLPSMPRSYKPQRVVITCPQDFPRCSIPLRVGLPLLSPEFLLTGVLKQEAKPEAFVLSPLEMSST; this is encoded by the exons ATGGGGCATCCTACTTTCCCTACCTGTCAACAGTTTCCCTCTAGAGTGGCATATTTTCAG ATCATGGAGGACACCCAGGCTATTGACTGGGATgttgaagaagaggaggagacagagcAATCCAGTGAATCCTTGAGGTGTAACATGGAGCCAGTAGGGCGGCTACATATCTTTAGTGGTGCCCATGGACCAGAAAAAG ATTTCCCACTACACCTTGGGAAGAATGTGGTAGGCCGAATGCCTGACTGCTCTGTGGCCCTGCCCTTTCCATCTATCTCCAAACAACATGCAGAGATTGAAATCTTAGCCTGGGACAAGGCACCTATCCTCCGAGACTGTGGGAGCCTTAATGGTACTCAAATCCTGAGACCTCCTAAGGTTTTGAGCCCTGGGGTGAGTCACCGTCTGAGGGACCAGGAATTGATTCTCTTTGCTGACTTGCTCTGCCAGTACCATCGCCTGTATGTCTCTCTGCCCTTTGTCTCCCGGGGCCCTCTGACAGTAGAAGAGACACCCAGGGTACAGGGAGGAACTCAACCCCAGAGGCTTCTGTTGGCTGAGGACTCGGAGGAGGAAGTAG attttctttctgaaaggCTCATGGTAAAAAAATCAAGGACCACATCTTCCTCTGTGATAGTTCCAGAGAG TGATGAAGAGGGGCACTCCCCTGTCCTGGGCAGCCTTGGGCCGCCTTTTGCCTTCAATATGAACAGTGACACAGATGTGGAAGAAGGTCAGCAACCAGCCACAGAGGAGGCCTCCTCAGCTGCCAGAAGAGGTGCCACTATAGAGGCAGAGCAGTCTGAAGCTGAAGTTGTAACTGAAATCCAGCTTGAAAAGGATCAGCCTTTAGTGAAGGAGAGGGACGATGATACAAAAGTCAAGAGGGGTGCAGGGAATGGGGTGGTTCCAGCTGGGGTGATTCTGGAGAGGAGCCAACCTCCTGGAGAGGACAGTGACACAGATGTGGATGATGACAGCAGGCCTGGAAGGCCAGCTGAGGTCCATTTGGAAAGGGCTCAGCCTTTTGGCTTCATCGACAGCGACACTGATGCAGAAGAAGAGGGGATCCCAGCAACCCCAGTTGTCATTCCTATGAAGAAGAGGAAGATCTTCCATGGAGTTGGTACAAGGGGTCCTGGAGCACCAGGCCTGACCCATCTGCAGGAGAGCCAGGCTGGTAGTGATACAGATGTGGAGGAAGGCAATGCCCCACAGGCTGTCCCTCTGGAGAAAAGCCAAGCTTCCATGGTTATCAACAGCGATACAGATGACGAGGAAGAAGTCTCAGCAGCGCTGACTTTGGCACGTCTGAAAGAGAGCCAGCCTGCTATATGGAACAGAGATGCAGAAGAGGACATGGCCCAACGTGTGGTCCTTCTGCAGCGTAGCCAAACCACCACTGAGAGAGACAGTGACACAGACGTGGAGGAGGAAGAGCTCCCGGTGGAAAATAGAGAAGCTGTCCTCAAGGGTCACACAAAGATTAGAGCCCTTGTTAGAGCACATTCAGAAAAGGACCAACCTCCTTTTGGGGACAGTGTGGAAGCAGATAAGAGCTCACCTGGGATCCACCTGGAGAGAAGCCAAGCCTCCACCACAGTGGACATCAACACACAAGTGGAGGAGGAAGTTCCGCCAGGGTCAGCCATTATACATATAAAGAAGCATCAGGTGTCTGTGGAGGGGACAAATCAAACAGATGTGAAAGCAGTTGGGGGACCAGCAAAGCTGCTTGTGGTATCTCTAGAGGAAGCCTGGCCTCCGCATGGGGACTGTGAAATAGGTGCGGAGGAGGGCACCTCCTTAGCAGCCTCAGCAGTTGCAGATGTAAGAAAGAGCCAGCTTCCAGCAGAAGGGGATGCTGGGGCAGAGTGGGCTGCAGCTGTTCTTAAGCAGGAGAGAGCTCATGAGGTGGGGGCCCAGGGTGGGCCACCTGTGGCACAAGTGGAGCAGGACCTCCCTATCTCAAGAGAGAACTTCACAGATCTGGTGGTGGACACAGACACTCTAGGGGAATCCACCCAGCCACAGAGAGAGGGAGCCCAGGTCCccacaggaagggagagagaacaaCATGTGGGTGGGACCAAGGACTCTGAAGACAACTATGGTG ATTCTGAAGATCTGGACCTACAAGCTACCCAGTGCTTTCTGGAGAATCAGGGCCTGGAAG TCCAGAGCATGGAGGATGAACCTACCCAGGCCTTCATGTTGACTCCACCCCAAGAGCTTGGCCCTTCCCATTGCAGCTTCCAGACAACAG GCCTCCTGAATTGCAAGATGCCACCTGCTGAGAAGGCTTCCAGGATCAGAGCTGCTGAGAAGGCTTCCAGG GCCTCAAGGAACCAAAGATGGGGAGCAGTGAGAGCAGCTGAATCCCTTACAGCCATTCCTGAGCCTGCCTCTCCCCAGCTTCTTGAGACACCAACTCATGCCTCCCAGATCCAAAAGGTGGAACCAGCAGGTAGATCTAGGTTCACCCTGGAGCTCCAGCCTAAGGCCTCTCAAAGCCGCAAGAGGTCTTTAGCTACCATGGATTCACCACCACATCAAAAACAGCCCCAAAGAGGGGAAGTCTCCCAGAAGACAGTGATTatcaaggaagaggaagaagatacTGCAGAGAAGCCAGCGAAGGAAGAG GATGTCGTGACTCCaaaaccaggcaagagaaagagagaccaggCAGAGGAGGAGCCCAACAGAATACCAAGCCGCAGCCTCCGACGGACCAAACTTAACCAAGAATCAACAGCCCCCAAA GTGCTCTTCACAGGAGTGGTGGATGCTCGGGGAGAGCAGGCTGTGCTGGCACTGGGGGGAAGTCTGGCTGGTTCAGCGGCAGAGGCTTCCCACCTGGTCACTGATCGCATCCGCCGGACAGTCAAGTTCCTGTGTGCCCTGGGGCGGGGAATCCCCATTCTGTCCCTGGACTGGCTGCATCAG TCCCGCAAGGCTGGTTTCTTCTTATCACCGGATGAATATGTGGTGACCGACCCTGAGCAAGAGAAGAACTTTGGCTTTAGCCTTCAAGACGCACTGAGCCGGGCTCGGGAGCGAAGGCTGCTAGAG gGCTATGAGATCTATGTGACCCCTGGAGTCCAGCCACCACCACTTCAGATGGGAGAGATCATTAGCTGCTGTGGAGGCACATACCTACCCAGCATGCCTCGGTCCTATAAG